Within the Peromyscus maniculatus bairdii isolate BWxNUB_F1_BW_parent chromosome 2, HU_Pman_BW_mat_3.1, whole genome shotgun sequence genome, the region TACTGGATGTCTCAGTTGTTTCGAGGACTCAATGCAATGCTGTTGTGAAGATGCGTTTTGGGTGAAAATATACATGTTTTTCCAGTAGGTTGATATCATGTAGGTATAATTGCTGGATTACAGAAATTTATTGAGGTATGTTCAGATTTAGTAAGTACTGCCAAATAGTTTTTTCAAAGCGTTTATACTTTAAGCTTCCATTATGTAACGGGGGTGGGATTTCCACCATACCACAACCTCATTAACCCTCTTAGGAGCAACTGGTAGGATCCCATTCTTAAAGTTTGTGTTTCTCATGATTAACAATAAAATtggttgtttttatgtttattggaTAATGAAATGTCGTCTTGTGAAATACCTACTCAGCTATCTCACCTGTTTAtcaattttgttacattttaaagttGATATTTAGGAGTAATCTGTATTTTGGCTATTTGCCTTTGTCAATTACTTGTGTTATAACTTTTTTCACtcttagtagtgtgtgtgtgtgtgtgtgtgtgtgtgtgtgtgtgtgtgtgtatagatccTCTTAACTTATTTATAGGGTACGGTTTTCAGTGTTTCTTCTAAATGGCTAAAAACTATTTCTGTGCCCAAAGTATTAAAGATACTCTCTGCATTATCTGCATACCATTTTTATTTAGGTTGGAACTAAGCTTGAAACGCATGTCACTCAAGGTTTTGAGGCAGACATTGTGCCAGCGGTCTTACATTCACACTTCTAGATTTCTATtcattctattctttctttttgttctctgtCCCAAAAAGGGATCTGTTGCATATTTGTAAGTTGGCTTACTACAGTGTTAGAATTTCAATAGTTTTCAGGAACCCAGGTCCACCATGATGGTCTTGCTACTAGATTTGTGACCATTGTTGCTGTCAGCACTCTGGGGGTCTTTTGAGAAAAGCTACTACCAGTGtttggtatggtggcacacatctataatcctgtCACTAGGATggaaaggcaagaggatcaagagttcaaggccagtatatactacatggtgagaccctgcctcaaaaaataaacagatgaacAAAGAAATCCAACCCCCTATAAAACATATTAACAGTATCAGAAGAATTACTACAATCATATTTTCCTGTATTAGGTTTTGTTCTACCATTATCATAAGAATGCCAAACTTGGTGGCATTTTAATGTCTATTTTGTAGAATAGCCACTTTtcaatcaataaaatttaaaatgtctttgtatGTTCCTACTTCTTTTAAGATCTTGCATGAAAAAATATGTGGCTAAATCACTTGAGGAAAAAGAAATCTCTAAATATTTGGATCTTCTGGGATTTCTTTGTTGGTTAATCTTAAAAATTCTCCATACCTCTAAGTCTTGCAGTCATTTACTTGACAAAGTTTGTATTAGAGCCCTGAGGCTATATTGGTTCAGGATATCTACACTTCTATCCTAATCAATAATGATTACATGCCAACTAATACTTTGGGGGGAGAAACAAATATGAGAGAGTaatgtaattttctttattcttaaattCAGTCTAATGTCACTGCTTCCAAATATATCCTATAGCCAAGCCTGTCTATTGCTCCCTCCCATCCTGGGATATGgtgttttgtattcttttttattcattctcaagtactttttgttgttgttatttttatgaaTTGGAAAAAATGTGCTTAATGGGAATATTCAAGGTGACCTAGGCCTCCATTAACCCTTTAGTGGCAACTATAAATTTCACAGACtctgtcattgttttttgctTCACAATAAAGAATCTAAGGTCATTAATCGTTATTTGTAACCTATAACCGGTATAGGCTACACTAgctaaaaaatacataaaactgaGCTACGTGTGGGGCAGTGAAGGTTTCAGAATATCATTTACTAGATAAATGATTACACTATTATTTCTCTTCTGAGTCTATCTTGAACTCATCTGAAACTCTGCAGATAGAAATAGAACTATTTTGAATACTGATCTCAATATGAAATATACAATTCACAGAATACACAAAAGTTTTGATGAAATAACATTCAATAATCAGGTTGCTATGAATCTTACATTAAAATTCAATTACATAGTAAAAATAGAGTAGTTGTAGCTAGAAAAAATATCTCCAGAGGCAGCAGAAACCCGTGGTGGAAATGAACAGTTCTACATAGAAAATCCAGGAAGTATGCAAACTAGACACAAGGATACTCAGTACATTGAATTTAATCAGCGAGTACACACAGAATATGACATAAAACAGCAGTTTACTAGAATAATTGTCATctggaaacacatgaaaataatttagaaaatgggCTAAAGTCATATTCTCTGGCAGTAGACTTCTTGGAAATACAGACAGAATCAGACAGATTTCTGTGTCATCGGGCTCCCTTCCCATGTCACCAAGCCAACTTGAGTCAAGAGTATGGTTTCTATTCAAGCAGTAGACATGTCACTGATCAGTAAACTAAATCTCTAGGGAGAATGTTTTATACTAAAGCCATAATTAACTAACTATTGATATTTGGTGCTTCAGATGCAGAAGCACATCCCTCTGCTAGATGGAAACAGCATAGAAGTACTTTGTGTGGTAGTCCCAtgattatctaaaataaaaatgcttggcTTGTCATGAGTTCTTCTTCCACCCAGTGACAGATGTGAATTTACACATCTGACATTAGAAGTTTTGAGATGaatcctggtagaatttttagggacATCCAAATGTTCAGTTGCATTTATGAAAGCAAAACCATGttagattcatttttttaattgattttaccGACTGGCCTAAGCATGGACGTTCTCCTTTTCAATTATCTGGTTACAAAAACTGTACATTACAAACAGTATAGAAACAAGCAGAAAAGAATGTGCCACACATCCTGGATAATTCTCTATATGCAGTAGAATTTacagatataaaagaaaatacagccTACTCCTTTATAGCGCACAGTTATGTTTTTAGATACAATGTATCACTAGCAAGTGGTTGTGGCCACCAACTCTAGTTGTCTCCAGCAGAGAGAATAAGAGCAAGATCTGTTCGGTACAGCTTCCCTCCATCCGACAAGGCCATTATGTTCTTCTTGTATGTAGTAATATTATTAACATCCAGTTCCTGTATAGGACATAGACAGGATTGTAATCCAATTAAAGATGGAAATTAGTTAACCACTGGCCAGTGATAAAATAAGAGAAACTGCTTGTTATAGCAACCCATTAAGAAAAGATCTGAATTAAATTCTTTTATAAATGGGAATAATCACCAGGTTGTTTCTAACCCAAGCCTGTTTGTCACAGTTTACTGATTTGTGCTGAACTCAATTTGAATTAAGAGTTAAAGTATGCTCTGCTCCTCTGCAAATTCTTTGAGTAGATTTCCACAACAGATGTGTGGCCATTTCTGGGTAGTTCCCTAAAGCCTGCTTAGGAAATAAGTTGCATGGCAACTGAATTACCTGTTTGTTCTTCTCACACAGATCTTTCAGTAAAGCATCCAGCTCATTTTCATCTATGTATCCGTTGCCATCCTgagtgaaaagaaataaaatagtacACATTGGAAGTAACTGCAGTCCTCAGAAAATCCCTCTTGGCGAGGGTCCTAACTGGGTGTGTCTTGCCCCTAACACAGCTCTATCACAGTTGCCAAATAGGTGAGTACTTGCACTAGTGAAATAGATTGACATTTTCAAAGGATGAAAATGGAAGCATTGGGCTGGTAagacggctcaggggttaagacaGGCTGTGGCATGCTTTCCctcctcaaacaaataaacaacaaacaaacaaacatgaaaaaggCAGCAGTTTCTGATTCCAAAACATAGTCCTCAGCTACAGTAACTAAAACAGTATGGTAATTACTTAGAGACTGGTATATAGACTAGTGGAATAGAATGGGGAGCTCAGGAATTGGTCCATAAGCATAGAATCAACTGATGTTTCACTGGGAAGCCGAGTGTAAGGACAAGGATAATCTCTTCAACAAAAGATATGGGGAAATTGTGTATCCACATGCAAAAGGGGAAAAATTAACTTTCATATGGACACAAATTAACTCAATGCAAATATTTAAATCATGAAGATACAAAACTcttagagccaggtgtagtgatacacatctttaatcttagctcttgggagTCATAAGCAATGGATTTCTATGAgtgcaaggccagtctggtttatatagtgagttccaggccatccagcaTGGGGTCCTGtgtcaaaaccaaaacccaaatcagaaaatataaacagaaaccaCTCCTAAACATAAAATAGGTAAAAGCTTTACGACATTGGTCTTAGCATTGAGCTTGTGGGTTATGAGCCCAGAGTACAGCATAAAAGCTGCAAGAACCATTCAGAGTGAAAGGCATCCTGAAGACTGGGAGAAGACAGTTGTAAACTATGTATCAAGTAAGGCACTAATGCCTTACGTAAAGGGAAtgtaatattaaaatatgtaaggaTGGGCTAAAATGTAAATAGATACTTTTTCAAGGAAGATATAAATGTCTAATTAGTTTATGAAAAGGTGATCAATGTTATTGACCATCACAGAAATGCaatgaaaacaaatcattttaCAGCTGCAAGAATTACTATTACTAGACAAAGGAAGGAAGTGTTGGTGAGGATATGAAAAAATTGGAAACATTTGTACACTGTTGATAGAAGATCAAAATGATACAGTAAGATAGTAATGATGATAaaccaaaagaattaaaaatagaactaatatatgatataaaataatcacaattCTGTTATTTTTCCCCAAAAAACCAGGATGTTGAAGAGATATTAACACTCTATGTTCATGGCAGTGGTTTTGCAAGAGCTAAGATGTAGAAACAACCTAATGTCCattgataaataaatagaaaaaggatATGTATAAGGAGATTGTAAATGTGCATACAACACAATACTATAATAAAAACAACACTCTGTAACGTATTATAATATAGTGAACCTTGAGAACATGCAAGGGGAGATAAGCCTGTCAGGAGGGTAGTTATGGGAATACACttataaaatgtttctaaaataatgAAACTAGAACAGGTGATGTCAGCGAGGGAGAGTGGAAGTGCACAGTCACTCGTGGGTGTAAATTCTCAGCTGTGTGAGGTAAATCAGTTCTACAGAACTTCTATGCAGCCTTGCTTCAACAGTTAataaatactatattttataCTTAAGGTCTTAAGAGGATAGATTTCCTGGTAAACTgtttttgtaagatttttttaaagaaaaaaagaaagaaaatagttttacCTGATCATATAACTCAAAAGCCTTATTGAACTCTTTCCCACACATTTTGATTCCCTAGGAGACGGAGAAGAGAGATTCAGTTAAACCGTGATGTGTATTTCAGCTCGCTTTTCTTGACAAATCTCCCACCTTTTGACTTTTTAGGAAAAACATTACTTATTGTAGAGAAAAGCCAACTACCTGGAATTTAAGAAGGAAATTTTCCTGCACAGGTAGTAACCTTTTGAGAGAAAAACATTATGTTAATAGGCTGAAATTTTAGATGAGAGCCAGTTTATTCTAACACCATCTGTGCAACTCAGAAACTTACCTGGCCATTTCTGTCAGTTCAAGCTTTCCATCATTATTTGAATCAAACAGTTTCAGCTGAAAGACATTGCCAATGTTTGGGCCGTTGAGTTATGAATTATTGAATGAACGGGACAAACATTCAAACATCAAACATCTTGAGTGCCTGCAGTACAAGCACTCTAACACTGAATTGCACCCTCAGCCTGTTttacatctttaaagaaaaaaaaattcaacaaaagcAGTAAGTGGATAACATGACTacattattttgaataatttcaaattgtttaattttccttccttAACAATACTTCCTAACTGGATACTGTACTTACATATCATATACTGAGGTATGctcacatataaatacacaaataaataagatttagGAAACATTCACATTTTAAGAAAGCAGTAAATATTGCCATAATGAAGATAATGTTAATACTAAATATGCCAAatgtatcatatgtatgtatgtatgtatatatttatctatctgtcatctatctatatctatcgtCTCTATCTAttgtatctatctacctatctatctatatctgagAAAAGGGCTATggtaaaaaaaaagttcatagaAGTTTAGAGAGATCTTTCAAAGGCAAAAAGAAAGGACATTCTATGGTTTGATATGGTCTAAGAATTCTTTGTGGGAAGCAGATCATTTTTTCAGGGTTCTGTATTGACACAGCATTTTACAATCCATTGACCATAAATTCTAATATTGTTGTAATGTCTACCAAGATACTGGACAACTAGATCACAGAGCTTCTTGCCCATAGGGAAATGTTTCTTCccctatatatttaaattttaattagttcTTGATTAATTTGCTTCCTGGATTGGAACTGGTTTATGACATTTAATCAGATCTACTAGGCCAGCCCAGCAGGGGGAAGCTCCCATCTGAGTCGTTTTTGAAAGGCAGCTTCAGATTCCTACCTGGAAAGGCAACCTTACTTTAAATAGAGTCCCTTAAGATTGAGACAAACTAGAAAATTGAAATGTGGGTTACTGTCCACTTCCTTAAGAAAGGGCTTAGGTCTTGCCTTCGTGATGCAGCAAGAGTGTCATCCCACCTgttcgctgctgctgctgctgtgaacgGAACTGTACTGAGAAGTGAAGACTGAAAGCAAACCTCAGTGGCATTGAATAGAACAGAAACTCTAGAAGATTGTTCCTCAGCATACCTCAAAATCTAATACAGCATAGAAGTAATGTTTTATGACTTATTTACTTAACTCATGGGGTAAGAACTAATAATAACTTCACAGTATGTAGAgaaaatatgaacacacacacacacacactgcttgttATCTTATAACATTAACCTTATAATGAGTTAAGGTTCGCAAACTACCTTTCTGAGACAGAGTAactttatgaatttttattttgtctagAACCTCATTAATTTATTTGCATTAGGCACTTTTGAGTAAAGATTTTGTGGCTATATTATTCATATTTCATAACAAATCTTGTTTATACAATTATCAAAACATCAGGCTTAAGGTGTGTCTGGGTCTCATTCATAGCGCTAATTCAATATtccaagataataaaaataaaagggaaagaaattcaTTTTAAGCAATTTAATGAATAAAGTAGCAGTTTTCATTAAACTCTAGAAAAGTCTTTAGTTTTCTAAACAATGGTTAAAAGCaagttcagaatttctctgagCGAAGGGTGATGTCACTTATATTCTATGTACAACATGTAAAAGCTGTATAACTTAGCAATACAATTACTCTGGCTTTTAAAGAAAAGTCTCTGTGAGAGATAAATGTGATGTAGCTTTATCAGAAATGCTCATCTGTAGTATGTGATGTGCAAGcttgatttatttattccatCTTGGGACTTAGCAAGAACACAGACAATGTGTTTAATGAGCTCTTGGCTCAATCTTTTCCAGTTCAGGCTTACCATGAGGTCTGTGTACTCAGCTAGTTTTGTATCATCCACGGTCTTGTTTGCTTTCTCTAGTAGGTCCTTTAGAAAGTTCTGTTGAGAAAaagagcatttagaaaatttcatGTCATTGGTAATATGTAGTCTGCAAGAACACACCTGGATGAATGCAAAGAAAACCCCTATGGTAGAACCAGGGGAAGAAAGGACTTTGGAAGTCATGTGGCCTTGTGGCATCCCAATAATGAAATTGCCTTTGCCAGGCACAATACCTGACTCTTTCTGAGACCTGATTTGTCACAGTCAGAGCTGTGCTATGTTCTTAGGATTGCAGTCAATGGAGGATGTTGATTGTGTAATGTGAAAGGATCTGaatttaaaacctgaaaaaaTCAGTCCAATGGATGCTTCTCTTCACCTGTATTCATTTGATCTTCCTGTTAGAAGTGTAAGGCCCCCCTTTTGTACCTCTCCAACCTGTGTGAAAAATGCTCAGCAAGCTAGATGGAAATACATCTccaatttaaaatgcatttcctgCTGCACCCCGGGCCATGTTTTCCTATTTGCAGCCTGTGCTATGCTGTTCTCCAGATGGCCTGGTGGTTAGCAAAAAGGCATCACAGGATCTATAGGATCTTTGTTCAAATGCTTCCGCTTACTGCACAGACTACAACAGTTGGTAACACTGAATCCTTGAGGGACATATGAATCACATTAAAACAGGGATTAATGTGGGAAGGGTGAAAACGATGATTATTAACTCAACAGTTGGAACTTGGAAAtaagtttaatttttgttttacagagatAAAAGTTTTACAAAGCCTTGCCATATAAATGTCAGTGTGAATGCTGAGGGCTGTAATATAGCCTTTCATTTTCTCCACTGATGTTCATTGTAACTCTTTCATTTCCTCAGAAAATGAATTAATGCAGCTATGGAAACTGAGCAGATCCCATGCCCAGAAAGTCTTGGAGGGTTGAGTTTCTTTAACGCTTTTGACAGTGCACTGTCTCCTTTTTAAAAGAGAACTAGCTCTGCTGGGATGACTCGCTTCCCATTTTCAAGGAAGGGCCCTTTCTTGGTTTGatacatttattttcactttgaaCACTCCGCTTCAGACCCAAAGTGAAGCATATATAAAATTCAAAGTTATCTGGTGGGGGTGAGTTTTATTTTTGAGCCTTCTGGAGTTTTTTGTCAGAGATTAATTGGGCTAAAAAGCCTCATCAGACACTGAAATGGTGGTCACAAAAATAGCCTGGGAGAAACCTTGGGACACTAGGATTCAAAGTCATGTCTGAGAGCAAACGCTGTTTTACTCTATTATGGATCTTAAAATTAgctttctttccttaaaattaGCTTTCTT harbors:
- the Calb1 gene encoding calbindin codes for the protein MAESHLQSSLITASQFFEIWLHFDADGSGYLEGKELQNLIQELLQARKKAGLELSPEMKTFVDQYGQRDDGKIGIVELAHVLPTEENFLLLFRCQQLKSCEEFMKTWRKYDTDHSGFIETEELKNFLKDLLEKANKTVDDTKLAEYTDLMLKLFDSNNDGKLELTEMARLLPVQENFLLKFQGIKMCGKEFNKAFELYDQDGNGYIDENELDALLKDLCEKNKQELDVNNITTYKKNIMALSDGGKLYRTDLALILSAGDN